TGGATGGCGGGCTCGTCCTGAGCAACGGTCGAGGGGGTGGCCACCGCGAGAAGGACGGCAGCTGCGAGACGCCAGAGCAGGACCGCGACGGGGCGAGGAGAGCGAAAGTAACGAAGGGGCATAAAGTCACGAAGGGGCATGAGGAAGAGAGGTTGAGTTGAGGACAGAGGGCGTCGCAGGGCGCGAGACCGGCCTTGCAGCGTGGCTGTGGCTGAGTATACACCTCGCCCTGGCATACAGCGCGCACGCAAGTCCTGTCCGCGAAAAGCGGTGCCCCCTCGTCCGAAGGAGCACCGCTTCGCTGTCCGGCCTCGGCAGGCCTAGCGCAGCAGCGTGACGCGCTGCACCTCGGCGAAGCCGCCGCCGGTCGTCAGCCGCACGAGGTAGGCCCCGCTGGCCAGCCCACTCGCGTCGAACGAGGCCGTGTGCGTCCCCGCCTCGTACTCGCCCTGCGCGACGAGCGCCACGCGGCGGCCGAGCACGTCGAGCACCTCGAGCGTCACGTCCGTTGCCGCCGGCAGGGCGAAGCCGAGCGTGGTCGCCGCGGCGAAGGGGTTGGGGTAGGCTGCGGCCAGCGCCGCCTCCACCGGCAGCGCTTCGCTCGATGCCGCCGGCGTGTCCGTCCCCGGCGCGGTGCGGAAGTCGTAGACCTGACCGCCTTCCAGGAGCCGCCCCTCGGCGTCGAACGACTGCCAGTCGTCCGGCCCGTCCGCGCGGCCCGGCACGATCTCGGCCGAGAAGGCGTCCGCGTCGGCCACGTCGTTCGGGAAGCTCCCGACCTCGGCGCGGTAGGCGTAGCTCCCGAACGGAGCCTGGTTGGGGACGCGCTGGACGAACGTCTGCGTCACCGTCGCCGGTGGGCTCACGTTGATCGTGCTCGGCCCGATCAGTGGCGAGCGCGTGCTGCCGTTGGGCAAGTCCACCTCGGTCCAGAACTCGAACGACGACGGGCCGTCGGCGCTGACCTCGAAGGTCACGTCGAAGAAGGCGAAGTCGCCGCGCTGGAGCACGACCGGCGCGGGCGGGGTGTTCGGGGTAATCGTCACGGTGAGGTCACCGCCGGACGGCAGCACGAACTCGGCGATACGGGTTCGGAAGTCGGAGAACGAGGTGGTCTGGTAGTACTCCGTCGTGAACCAGAACGACTCGTCGTTAGCCGGATCGACGGAGAGCATGCTGTAGTCGCCCCAGCGGGAGCGCCCGCTGAAGACACCGGTCTGCGCGCCCCCGCCCGTCAGAATCGTGGTCTCGGCGACGTCCAGGGTGCCCGTTCCGCTCATCGCGGCCGTCTGGCCGGTGAAGCGGATCGACGGGAACAGCGACGGGCCGGAGACGGAGTAGCCGATGGCGAGGTCTCCGTTGCCGTTGAGCGCCGCCGACGCCATCCAGCGGTCCAGCCCGTCGTTCGGGGCGTAGGTGCCCTGCTGGTAGAGGCTCCACCCGGAGCCGGTGTTGCCCGCGCCGTTGCGCAGTTCGTACCACCGAACGCCCGCCCGGTTACCCCCGGCGTCGACGGTGTGGTTGAGCACGAGCGTCTGGCGGTCGCCGAAGTTGCGGTACTGCACCCGGTGCATCAGCGTGAACGACAGCACCTCGAGACTCGCCCCCGGTGACGGCTGCGGGATGCCGCCCGAGACGTTCGAGTCGTACCCGGCTGGGGTGAGTGTGTTGAGCAGGGAGAACGTCGAGGCGTTCGGGTTAGTCCAGTTCACGTCGAGGCCGTAGATGCGAAGCTGCTGCGGCGACGTGACCGGCCCGCCGACGAAGAGGCCCGGCGTGCCCGCCGGCGGCGGCGGCCCGTCCAGGTCGGCCGGGAGGAAGCCGTCGATGTCGGTGCCGTTGTTGTTGCGCGGGATGAAGAACGAGACCATATCGGCCTGCTGCCCGTTCAGCATCCGAGCACGCTCGAAGGCCATGGCTTCCATCCGAAAGCCGCCCGGCGCGCCGAAGGACCGCGTGGTCATGTAGTACGCGTCGGGCCAGACGCCGATCTTGGGGTAGTCCGGGAAATACGGGTTGTTGAACTGGTACTGGTGGTAGGAGCCGGTCGGGTCCGAGGTCGTGGAGACGGCGATGCAGAGTGCATTCGTCCCGAAACCCGTGACGACCTCCTGGAGCATGAACTGCATTGCCACCCAGCGGCCCGCAAGCTCGTCGTAGAGGATGATCGGGTCGCCGTCGTTGCGCGAGTCGCACGGCCCGCCGAGGCCCTGCCAGAAGAAATTGCCCGGCACCGGCCCGAGCACGACGTTGCCCGCCTTGTCGTAGAACTTGGCCGTGCCGTTGATCCAGTGCACGTAGTGGTCGAGGCCGACATCGCCGTTGGTGTCCGGCGGGATGAGGAAGGACTCGGCCGCCGACACGCCGTCGAAGCTCTCCAGGACCGTGCCCGGCCCGGCCGTGCTGCGCCCGGCGTCGAGCACGGGGTCGGTGAAGCCCGGACGGTCTGCGTTCGGGTTGCGCGACGGCTTGTCGAAGCTGTGGAACTTGTTCGGCACGACAGCGGGGAGGGCCGTGCGCGTCTGTGCGGGCTGAATCGGCAGGTCGCGGAGCGGGAGCGAAGTGTTGACCCGGCTGGCCGCGACGACCCGCGGCGCGGCGTCCTGGGCTGCGACTTCGGGCAGGCACAGCAGGAGCGCGAGCAAGACCGGCAGTAGGGAGCGGTACATGGCTGAGGAGGGTTGAGGAGGTAGGGAGATGGAGGAGGCGGGGGCCGCACCCGGTCCGGAGGCCCGGACCGCAGAGCGGGCCGCAAACATACTGCGATTCGGCGCTTGTGTCGAGACTCCGAAGCGAAAGAGTCCGCGCGCAGTCTAGCGCAGGAGGGTGAGGCGCTGCACCTCGCTCTGCCCGCTGCCCGTCACGAGGCGCACCACGTACGCCCCGCTCGGCAGGCCCGTCGCGTCGAACGTCGCCCGGTGGGCCCCGGCTGCGTGCGTACCCTCGGCCAGCAGCGCCACGCGGCGGCCGAGCACGTCGAGTACTTCCAGCGTGAGGTCATCGGGGACCGGGAGGGCGAAGCTGAACGTCGCCGCCGCGCGGAACGGGTTCGGGTAGGCTGCGCCGAGGAGCACCGCGTCGGGGGCCGTCTGGCTCTCCGTAGCCGTCGCGCCCACCACCGCGAGGGTGAACGTGCGCGACGCCCGCGACACGTCTGGGAATTGGCCGACGCTGATCGTGTAGGCGTAGGTCCCCACCAGCGTCGTGTCCGGCACCGGCTGCGTAAAGGTCCCGCTGGTGCTCTGCCCCGCTGGAATCACCCCGGAGGTGATGATGCCCGCGAGGCCCGCCGGTGTCATCTCGAAGAACAGATCCCCCGCCAGATCCGAGTCGGTCGCGTTGGAGATGGTGTAGGCGAACGTCACCGAGTCGCCGGGGGCGACCGTCAGCGGCGTCGTGTTCGTCGCCGACAGGGCCAGCCCGCCCGAGGGCAGCTCGAACGAGGCGATGCGCGTCCGGTAGTCGCGTGCAGAGGTCGTCTCGTAGTACTCGTTGGTGTGCCAGAACGTGCGGTCGTCCACCGGGTCAACCGAGGTCATGCTGTAGTCTCCCCAGCGCCCGAAGCCGAGCGTCTGGACTCCGCCGCCGTCCAGAATCGTCGTCTCCTCGACGTCCATCTGGCCGCTGCCGCTCGCGGCGGCCGTCTGGCCGGTGAAGCGGATCGACGGGAACAGCGACGGGCCCGTGACCGAGTAGGCTAGGCCGATGGCCCCGTCGCCGTTCATCGCAATCGACCCAAGCCACCGTTCGAGGCCGTCGTCCGGCGCGCAGGTGCCCTGCTGGTAGAGGCTCCACCCGCTGCCGGTGTTGCCCGCGCCGTTGCGCAGTTCGTACCACCGCACGCCCGCCCGGTCATCCCCGGCGTCGACGGTGTGGTTGAGCACGAGCGTCTGGCGGTCGCCGAAGTTGCGGTGATGATGACGAGGTTGTCGTAGGGCGCGGGCGTCAGCGTGTCGAGCAGCGTGAACGTCGAGGCACTGGGCGTACCCCAGTCCGCTTCGAGGCCGAAGAGGCGGAGGTCCTGCGGCGGGGCCTCCGGCCCGCCGACGAAGGGACCCGGGGTGCCTGCCGGCGGCGGTGGACCGTCGAGGTCGGCCGGCAGGTAACCGTCCACGGTGAAACTGCTACCGTCCAGCGGGACTAGAAACTTGACCATGTTGGCAGGCTGCCCTTCGAGCATCGCCGCCCGCTCGAACGCTATCGCCTCTACACGCAGGCCTGAGCCGAGCGAGCGCGTCGTGGCGTAGTAGGCGTCCGGCCAGACGCTGATCTTGGGGTAGTCCGGGAAATTCTCGAAGTCGAACTCGTATTGGTGGTACGCGCCGGTCGGGTCCGGGGTCACCGAGACGGCCATGCAGAGGTCGAAACCGACCGTGAGTTGGAACTGCATCGCCACCCAGCAGTCGGCGAGGTGGTCGTAGAGCACGATGGGGTCGCCATCGTTCTGGCTCTCGCATGGCCCGCCGAGGCCCTGGAAAAAGAAGGTGCCCGGCACCGGCCCGAGCACGACGGTGCCGGCCTTGTCGTAGACCTTGGCCGTGCCGTTGATCCACTGCACGTAGTGGTCCGGCCCAACGTCGCCGTTGGTGTCCGGCGGGACGTAGATCGTCTCGGCCGCCGAGACGCCGTCGAAGCTCTCCAGGACGGTGCCCGGGCCGGCGCTGCCGCGTCCGGCGTCGAGGACGGGGTCGGCGAAGTCGGGGCGGTCTGCGCCCGGGTTGCGCGCCGGCTTGTCGAAGTTGTGGAACCGGTTCGGGACGACCGCCGGCGGCAAGGACCGGTGGTTGATCGGCGGGAGCGGCATCGCGCGGAGCGGGACCGACGTGTTGAACCGAGCGGCTGGGATGACCTCCGGCGCGAGGTCCTGCGCGGTGGCTGCAGGCCACGCAAGGGCCACGCCGAGCGTGGCCAGTAGGAGCAACTGGGAAACGGCGAGCGAGGTATGAGAGGGACGGACCGAAGGCGGTGCAGCGCGAACATACTGCTGCCTGGCGGTGACGCCCAGTCACGCCTTTCGCCCTCCTGTTCCCCACACGTCCGTCACAATGCCACGCGCACACCCACGACGAAGCGGTTGCGGACCACGTCTTCGCTTACCACCAGCGCGCCGGCATCGGCCGAGTCGAACACGACCCGGTCCTCGAACTCGGTGTAAGCGTAGGCCACGTCGAGCGCGATGCGGTTCAGCGTCTTGAGGCTGAACCCGACAGTGTAGGTCGAGCGCAGCCGGTCGAGGTCGGGCTCGCCGGCCTGGGCGAGGCGCTCGAACTCCTCGCGGAGCGGGTCCGGCTGGAAGGCCGCCCCGGCGCGGACGGCCCACACGCCGAGGTCGTATTCTGCGCCGAAGCGCGTGTTCAGGACCTCGCTGTAGCTCCGGCGCAGGTCGAAGTTGGCGTCGACGAAGTCGTTG
Above is a genomic segment from Bacteroidota bacterium containing:
- a CDS encoding T9SS type A sorting domain-containing protein: MYRSLLPVLLALLLCLPEVAAQDAAPRVVAASRVNTSLPLRDLPIQPAQTRTALPAVVPNKFHSFDKPSRNPNADRPGFTDPVLDAGRSTAGPGTVLESFDGVSAAESFLIPPDTNGDVGLDHYVHWINGTAKFYDKAGNVVLGPVPGNFFWQGLGGPCDSRNDGDPIILYDELAGRWVAMQFMLQEVVTGFGTNALCIAVSTTSDPTGSYHQYQFNNPYFPDYPKIGVWPDAYYMTTRSFGAPGGFRMEAMAFERARMLNGQQADMVSFFIPRNNNGTDIDGFLPADLDGPPPPAGTPGLFVGGPVTSPQQLRIYGLDVNWTNPNASTFSLLNTLTPAGYDSNVSGGIPQPSPGASLEVLSFTLMHRVQYRNFGDRQTLVLNHTVDAGGNRAGVRWYELRNGAGNTGSGWSLYQQGTYAPNDGLDRWMASAALNGNGDLAIGYSVSGPSLFPSIRFTGQTAAMSGTGTLDVAETTILTGGGAQTGVFSGRSRWGDYSMLSVDPANDESFWFTTEYYQTTSFSDFRTRIAEFVLPSGGDLTVTITPNTPPAPVVLQRGDFAFFDVTFEVSADGPSSFEFWTEVDLPNGSTRSPLIGPSTINVSPPATVTQTFVQRVPNQAPFGSYAYRAEVGSFPNDVADADAFSAEIVPGRADGPDDWQSFDAEGRLLEGGQVYDFRTAPGTDTPAASSEALPVEAALAAAYPNPFAAATTLGFALPAATDVTLEVLDVLGRRVALVAQGEYEAGTHTASFDASGLASGAYLVRLTTGGGFAEVQRVTLLR
- a CDS encoding T9SS type A sorting domain-containing protein produces the protein MNGDGAIGLAYSVTGPSLFPSIRFTGQTAAASGSGQMDVEETTILDGGGVQTLGFGRWGDYSMTSVDPVDDRTFWHTNEYYETTSARDYRTRIASFELPSGGLALSATNTTPLTVAPGDSVTFAYTISNATDSDLAGDLFFEMTPAGLAGIITSGVIPAGQSTSGTFTQPVPDTTLVGTYAYTISVGQFPDVSRASRTFTLAVVGATATESQTAPDAVLLGAAYPNPFRAAATFSFALPVPDDLTLEVLDVLGRRVALLAEGTHAAGAHRATFDATGLPSGAYVVRLVTGSGQSEVQRLTLLR